In the genome of Rhodoferax fermentans, one region contains:
- a CDS encoding CopK family periplasmic copper-binding protein, with product MSIRKSILVLSLALPALSAFAVTNQDIVKSTQLKDGAIVHQFKDGKMAMENKFGKVVRMQEGAAMETANGQTITMNGDEVGRLAYYVKLENRR from the coding sequence ATGTCAATTCGTAAATCCATTCTGGTTCTGAGTCTTGCTTTGCCTGCCCTGTCTGCATTCGCAGTGACCAATCAGGATATTGTGAAGTCCACCCAACTCAAGGACGGCGCTATCGTGCATCAGTTTAAAGACGGCAAGATGGCCATGGAAAACAAGTTTGGAAAAGTTGTTCGCATGCAAGAAGGCGCAGCGATGGAAACCGCGAATGGTCAAACAATCACCATGAACGGGGATGAGGTCGGCAGGCTGGCTTACTACGTCAAATTGGAAAACCGCCGCTAA
- a CDS encoding YqaJ viral recombinase family protein — translation MAHPLQTPLGDKPRRHAPALKLVKTNTLDRDQWLTVRKQGIGSSDAAAAVGLNPYKSQLELWMEKTGRDDKLPKTDPNDETSPMYWGTLLEHIVAAHYTRRTGHRVRRINAVLQHPTEPWMLANIDREVIGTPDVQILECKTAGFQGSFLWREGVPEYIQLQVMHQLAVTGKPCADVAVLICGQDLQIHRIHRDEALIAKMIELERAFWQYVQTDTAPPADGSDSADLALRCLYPKDSGQTLDLSGDLEMSAVFSDLLSIREVLTTNVLLEAQLKQRIQQRMGEATKVLFETGEVSWKRSKDGTALDTTSLLKDQPELAQRYALVKPGSRRFLVTT, via the coding sequence ATGGCCCATCCCCTACAGACCCCCCTGGGTGACAAACCCCGCCGTCACGCCCCGGCATTAAAACTGGTCAAGACCAACACCCTGGACCGTGACCAATGGCTCACTGTCAGAAAACAAGGCATCGGCAGCTCCGATGCTGCTGCAGCGGTTGGCCTGAACCCCTACAAGTCCCAACTCGAACTCTGGATGGAAAAGACCGGGCGTGATGACAAGCTGCCCAAAACCGATCCTAATGACGAAACCAGCCCGATGTACTGGGGCACCTTGCTCGAACACATCGTGGCAGCCCACTACACCCGACGCACCGGCCACCGTGTTCGTCGTATCAATGCGGTGCTGCAGCATCCGACAGAACCCTGGATGCTGGCCAACATTGACCGCGAAGTCATTGGCACCCCGGATGTCCAGATCCTGGAATGCAAGACCGCCGGATTCCAAGGCTCCTTTCTGTGGCGTGAAGGTGTACCGGAATACATCCAGCTTCAGGTGATGCACCAGTTGGCTGTCACTGGCAAACCCTGTGCCGATGTGGCGGTATTGATCTGTGGCCAGGACCTCCAGATCCACCGCATCCACCGTGATGAAGCCTTGATCGCCAAAATGATCGAGTTGGAACGGGCGTTCTGGCAGTACGTGCAAACAGACACAGCACCCCCAGCAGATGGTTCGGACTCCGCTGATCTGGCACTGCGTTGTCTGTATCCGAAGGACAGCGGCCAAACCCTGGATCTCTCAGGTGACCTGGAGATGTCAGCGGTGTTCTCGGACCTGCTGTCGATCCGGGAAGTACTGACGACCAATGTGTTGTTGGAAGCCCAACTCAAACAGCGTATCCAGCAACGCATGGGGGAGGCCACCAAGGTGCTGTTTGAGACCGGGGAGGTCAGTTGGAAACGCAGCAAGGATGGCACAGCACTGGATACGACCAGCTTGCTCAAAGACCAACCGGAACTGGCCCAGCGTTATGCCCTGGTCAAACCGGGTTCCAGACGCTTTCTGGTGACCACCTGA
- a CDS encoding methyltransferase family protein yields MSHDQPAYGLWTLVIFNSAIFIMFGYSFFKPATARDWRTFSAFSAFIVALFVEMYGFPLTIYLLSGWLQTKYPGLDILTHDAGHLWSTLLGEKGDPHWGPLHIASYIFLGLGFYLLSSAWNVLYHAQRRHVLATAGPYARIRHPQYVAFVLILFGFLLQWPTLLTLLMFPVLLTMYGRLAVTEEAEMRSQFGEMYTRYAQQTPRFFPHFHQSSATSGG; encoded by the coding sequence ATGAGCCATGATCAACCTGCCTATGGGTTGTGGACGTTGGTGATCTTCAATTCAGCGATTTTCATCATGTTTGGCTACAGCTTCTTCAAACCCGCAACGGCCAGGGATTGGAGAACGTTTAGTGCGTTCTCTGCCTTTATCGTGGCCCTGTTTGTGGAGATGTACGGGTTCCCATTGACCATCTATCTTCTGTCCGGTTGGTTGCAAACCAAATACCCTGGCTTGGACATCCTGACCCATGACGCTGGACATTTATGGTCCACACTGCTGGGCGAAAAGGGTGATCCGCATTGGGGGCCTCTTCATATTGCGAGTTATATCTTCCTGGGCCTGGGTTTCTACCTGTTGTCGAGTGCTTGGAATGTGCTGTACCACGCCCAACGCAGGCACGTATTGGCAACGGCGGGACCTTACGCCCGTATCCGTCATCCGCAATATGTGGCCTTTGTCCTGATTCTCTTTGGCTTCCTATTGCAATGGCCGACCTTGTTAACCCTGTTGATGTTTCCAGTCTTGCTAACGATGTATGGGCGCTTGGCAGTCACCGAAGAGGCAGAGATGCGGTCGCAATTTGGCGAGATGTATACGCGTTACGCCCAGCAGACGCCACGTTTTTTTCCGCACTTTCATCAGTCGTCTGCGACATCTGGTGGCTGA
- a CDS encoding phage capsid protein, which translates to MLKGLALTPPIIGRISIGKVVEKAGKRLPEKDDGFTLTSQVQSRDGGWVNHPLDEALRKVAGNGTGAGTKLRHIPIRLLFDDPDLNLRASYHLFDRQTGRPMCVGNGETCRRSLAAGVQTLPCPSPEACELAKGGYCKPYGRLNVRVVVDQQKKHNHSQDQDKNQDQDQDQDQDPAQAEDELGSFIFRTTGFNSIRTLSARLRYFQAISGGMLSTLPLELRLRGKSTTKSHRAAIYYVDLTIRTGMTLADALTYAKTERELRQNAGFDQVALDAAARLGFAAGAFEESEEEGAAVVEEFYPDEFGSPEAGSAEEGADKESARLSPNGLKPGLADKLNRKVALMTDLGKPVAVEQLSGSSQPSQPPRPSQPTGPAQHGSH; encoded by the coding sequence ATGCTCAAAGGTCTGGCTTTAACGCCTCCCATCATTGGCCGAATCTCGATCGGCAAAGTTGTCGAGAAAGCGGGCAAACGTCTGCCTGAGAAAGACGACGGCTTTACCCTGACCAGCCAGGTGCAGTCCAGAGACGGCGGCTGGGTCAACCACCCTCTGGATGAGGCCCTGCGCAAGGTGGCAGGGAATGGAACAGGGGCGGGGACCAAACTTCGCCACATTCCCATCCGGCTCTTGTTCGATGACCCTGATCTCAACCTGAGAGCCAGCTACCACCTGTTTGACCGCCAAACCGGCAGACCAATGTGTGTTGGCAATGGGGAGACCTGCAGACGGTCCTTGGCAGCCGGAGTGCAGACCTTGCCGTGTCCATCTCCTGAGGCCTGTGAACTGGCCAAGGGAGGGTACTGCAAGCCCTATGGCCGGCTCAATGTGCGGGTGGTGGTGGATCAGCAAAAGAAACACAACCATAGTCAAGATCAGGACAAGAACCAGGACCAGGACCAAGACCAAGACCAAGACCCGGCACAGGCGGAGGATGAATTGGGCAGTTTCATCTTCCGTACCACCGGCTTCAATTCGATCCGCACCCTGTCAGCCCGACTGCGTTACTTCCAGGCGATCTCGGGAGGGATGTTGTCGACCTTGCCACTGGAGTTGCGACTGCGGGGCAAGTCCACCACCAAATCACATCGGGCTGCCATTTACTACGTGGATTTGACTATCAGAACCGGCATGACCTTGGCGGATGCATTGACCTATGCCAAAACTGAGCGTGAATTGCGTCAGAACGCTGGGTTTGACCAGGTGGCATTGGATGCGGCGGCCAGGCTGGGTTTTGCAGCCGGGGCCTTTGAAGAGTCGGAAGAGGAGGGTGCGGCGGTGGTCGAGGAGTTTTATCCAGATGAGTTTGGCAGTCCAGAAGCTGGCAGCGCAGAGGAGGGGGCTGACAAAGAGAGTGCAAGACTGTCACCCAATGGCCTGAAACCTGGGCTGGCAGACAAGCTCAACCGAAAAGTGGCGCTGATGACGGACCTGGGCAAGCCAGTGGCAGTGGAACAGTTGTCCGGATCTTCTCAGCCATCCCAGCCACCGCGTCCATCCCAGCCGACAGGGCCAGCGCAGCATGGCAGCCACTGA
- a CDS encoding efflux RND transporter periplasmic adaptor subunit: protein MKSGAAISVGVIALVAAVGSGYWLGQSGKAAQHAPTAAVQATGAPDTPKQPKLLYYRNPMGLPDTSPVPKKDPMGMDYIAVFEGASTDDSAASPNQVNISTQKVQKLGVRAEAAQLRSLDRTIHAAGRVEPDERRIAMISPKFEGYVERLHVNVTGQYVAKGQPLFEVYSPELVSAQREYAIAVQGAASLKGADSSAQLGMGRLVESSLQRLKNWDISEEQIKALVASGDTRRTMTFRSPVSGIVTEKKAVQGMRFMPGDALYQVSDLSAVWVVADVFEQDLGLVRTGAKAQVRITAYPDKLFEGKVTYVYPTLKAETRTVPVRVEMANPGGLLKPGMFAQMELQVSGKAQAVTVPVSAVIDSGTRQIVLVQLKEGRFEPREVKLGARSDTYVEVIDGVKEGEQVVVAANFLIDAESNLKAAIGGFAGAATPNSAAPAASGAAGPASAGHQAQGTVEEVDAKTGTVSIAHGPIASLKWPAMTMEFNVANEALLKTLKPGAKVAVEFVERQPGEWVITSVKPLTAGQASTGSDAHAGH from the coding sequence ATGAAATCAGGTGCAGCTATCTCTGTAGGTGTTATCGCTTTGGTTGCTGCCGTGGGCAGTGGTTATTGGTTAGGACAGTCGGGCAAGGCAGCACAACATGCGCCAACTGCCGCAGTTCAGGCCACAGGCGCACCAGATACCCCCAAACAGCCAAAACTGTTGTACTACCGCAATCCCATGGGCCTACCCGACACCTCGCCGGTGCCGAAAAAAGACCCGATGGGCATGGATTACATCGCCGTGTTTGAGGGCGCATCCACCGACGACAGCGCTGCTTCTCCGAATCAGGTCAACATCAGCACCCAGAAGGTCCAGAAACTTGGTGTGCGTGCCGAAGCCGCCCAGCTGCGCAGCCTGGATCGGACCATTCATGCCGCCGGCCGCGTGGAGCCCGATGAACGCCGCATTGCGATGATTTCGCCAAAGTTTGAAGGTTATGTCGAGCGCTTGCATGTCAATGTGACCGGCCAGTATGTGGCCAAAGGCCAGCCGCTGTTTGAGGTTTACAGCCCGGAGCTGGTGTCGGCGCAGCGTGAATATGCGATTGCGGTACAGGGCGCCGCGTCACTCAAGGGTGCCGACAGCTCGGCGCAGTTGGGCATGGGGCGACTGGTCGAATCGAGCCTGCAGCGGCTCAAGAACTGGGATATTTCCGAGGAGCAGATCAAGGCCCTGGTGGCCTCTGGTGATACCAGACGCACGATGACTTTTCGCTCACCGGTGTCGGGCATCGTGACCGAAAAGAAGGCGGTGCAGGGTATGCGTTTCATGCCCGGTGACGCGCTTTATCAGGTGTCCGATTTGTCGGCCGTCTGGGTGGTGGCGGATGTGTTTGAACAAGATCTGGGACTGGTCAGGACCGGCGCAAAAGCGCAGGTCAGGATCACCGCTTACCCCGACAAGCTGTTCGAGGGAAAGGTGACTTATGTCTACCCCACACTTAAAGCAGAAACGCGAACGGTGCCGGTGCGGGTGGAGATGGCTAACCCGGGCGGACTGCTCAAGCCCGGAATGTTTGCCCAGATGGAACTTCAAGTCTCGGGCAAAGCTCAGGCGGTGACTGTGCCGGTGTCGGCGGTGATCGACAGCGGTACCCGGCAAATTGTCTTGGTCCAGCTCAAAGAGGGCCGCTTCGAGCCGCGCGAGGTCAAACTCGGTGCGCGCAGCGACACCTATGTCGAAGTGATCGACGGGGTCAAGGAAGGTGAGCAGGTGGTGGTTGCGGCCAACTTCCTGATTGATGCCGAAAGCAATCTCAAGGCCGCAATAGGTGGCTTCGCGGGCGCAGCAACACCCAATTCTGCGGCACCGGCCGCATCTGGTGCAGCCGGCCCGGCCAGCGCCGGTCATCAGGCGCAAGGCACGGTCGAAGAGGTAGATGCCAAGACCGGTACGGTCAGCATTGCCCACGGTCCCATTGCCAGCCTCAAATGGCCAGCGATGACGATGGAGTTCAACGTGGCCAACGAGGCATTGCTCAAAACACTCAAGCCAGGCGCCAAAGTGGCGGTCGAGTTTGTCGAGCGCCAACCCGGTGAGTGGGTGATCACCAGTGTCAAGCCGCTTACAGCGGGCCAGGCCTCCACTGGCAGCGACGCGCACGCCGGTCATTAA
- a CDS encoding DUF2933 domain-containing protein: MDHDHETPDQPPSFWSSRYAVGLLVIGAAAAYYLLTEHLAHVAGALPWLLLLACPLMHVFMHHGHGAHGHGQGGGPPIDDSSKSSNPRPGESA, from the coding sequence ATGGACCATGACCATGAAACCCCAGACCAACCGCCAAGCTTTTGGAGTTCCCGATACGCCGTGGGACTATTGGTGATTGGCGCAGCAGCTGCGTATTACTTGTTGACGGAGCACCTGGCTCATGTTGCAGGAGCTTTGCCCTGGCTGCTCTTGTTGGCATGTCCCTTGATGCATGTCTTCATGCACCACGGACACGGAGCTCATGGTCACGGTCAAGGTGGCGGTCCACCCATTGATGATTCCAGCAAATCGAGCAATCCGCGGCCGGGAGAATCAGCATGA
- a CDS encoding TolC family protein — protein MKDIFQSAALLTLLAWGSAAPVLAQETLPGAQLEGLLAIAKASNPDYASMRKEAQAASERVVMAGALMDPKFRVEWMDITKGGSQSATLLPNETGSTKYTFMQDLPWWGKRDLKRAIAGQEAQAVDGKAQGTWAELAAKVKTTHAQRYFLYNTKKLTQELLDLTNRLSNVAQVRYAGGLAMQQDAIRAQVEQTTMQTELVALESEARQADARLNALLARPSSAPLAAPERLSVLPAAEKFDADSLLERAHQRNPQLFSEDARIKAAELSRELSLKNRYPDFTLAITPTQMQSRVTEWGLMLEMNIPLQQGTRRAQEREAQAMLAAAQSRREAVANQVASDLSENLAGIQAAQRTEQLVKTSLLPQAELTFQAALAGYENGKLDFATLLDAQRQIRQARLGQLKAQVDAQMRLAEIEKLLGEEL, from the coding sequence ATGAAAGACATTTTTCAATCGGCTGCCTTATTGACGCTGCTGGCCTGGGGCAGTGCTGCGCCTGTGCTGGCACAGGAGACCTTGCCCGGCGCCCAGCTCGAAGGTTTGCTGGCCATCGCCAAAGCGAGCAACCCGGACTACGCCAGCATGCGCAAGGAAGCCCAAGCCGCCAGCGAGCGAGTCGTTATGGCCGGCGCCTTGATGGACCCGAAATTCCGGGTGGAATGGATGGACATCACCAAGGGCGGTTCGCAATCAGCCACGCTGTTGCCCAACGAAACCGGCAGTACCAAATACACCTTCATGCAAGACCTGCCCTGGTGGGGAAAACGCGATTTGAAGCGTGCCATTGCTGGTCAGGAGGCACAAGCTGTTGACGGCAAGGCACAAGGGACTTGGGCGGAACTGGCCGCCAAAGTGAAAACCACCCATGCCCAGCGTTACTTTCTGTACAACACCAAGAAACTCACACAGGAATTACTCGACCTGACCAACCGCTTGTCCAATGTGGCCCAGGTGCGCTACGCCGGAGGGTTGGCCATGCAGCAGGATGCCATTCGCGCCCAGGTGGAGCAAACCACCATGCAGACTGAATTGGTGGCACTAGAAAGCGAAGCCCGCCAGGCCGACGCACGGCTTAACGCCTTGTTAGCGCGGCCAAGCAGCGCGCCCTTGGCTGCGCCTGAGCGTCTGTCAGTTTTGCCTGCTGCGGAGAAGTTCGATGCCGATTCCTTGCTGGAGCGGGCGCATCAGCGTAACCCGCAGCTTTTCTCGGAGGACGCACGTATCAAGGCAGCAGAGCTGTCACGTGAGCTCAGCCTGAAGAACCGCTACCCGGACTTCACGCTGGCCATCACGCCCACGCAAATGCAGAGCCGCGTCACCGAGTGGGGTCTGATGCTGGAGATGAACATTCCACTGCAACAGGGCACACGACGGGCTCAGGAGCGTGAGGCCCAAGCCATGCTGGCGGCAGCTCAGTCCCGTCGTGAGGCCGTGGCTAACCAAGTCGCATCCGATTTGTCTGAAAACCTGGCTGGCATACAAGCGGCGCAAAGGACAGAGCAACTTGTCAAGACCAGCTTGTTGCCACAGGCCGAATTGACTTTTCAGGCGGCCTTGGCGGGATACGAAAACGGCAAACTCGACTTTGCCACTCTGCTGGACGCACAGCGGCAAATTCGCCAGGCCCGCTTGGGACAACTGAAGGCGCAAGTTGACGCGCAGATGCGTCTGGCTGAGATTGAAAAGTTATTGGGAGAAGAATTATGA
- a CDS encoding LemA family protein: MRKLLIFIMSAAILGLTGCGYNSFQSTDEQIKASWAEVLNQYQRRSDLVPNLVSTVKGETQFEQDTLIKVVEARSRATSIQATPELINDPAAFQKFQQAQGQLSGALSRLLVVSENYPNLKANQAFRDLQAQLEGTENRITVARNRYIKSVQEYNVTVRSFPSNLTAMVFGYKEKANFTVENEKEISKPPSVSFDRPAAAPQGAASGVTK, encoded by the coding sequence ATGCGCAAACTTCTCATCTTCATCATGTCTGCCGCGATCCTTGGGTTGACGGGCTGTGGATACAACAGCTTTCAGAGCACCGACGAGCAGATCAAGGCCAGCTGGGCGGAGGTGCTGAACCAGTATCAGCGTCGATCGGATCTGGTGCCCAACCTGGTCAGCACCGTCAAGGGCGAGACCCAGTTTGAGCAAGACACGTTGATCAAAGTGGTCGAGGCGCGCTCAAGGGCAACGTCCATACAGGCGACGCCTGAGCTGATCAACGACCCTGCTGCTTTTCAGAAGTTCCAACAGGCACAAGGCCAATTGTCGGGAGCCCTGTCGCGCCTGCTGGTGGTATCCGAGAACTACCCCAATCTCAAAGCCAACCAGGCATTCAGAGATTTGCAGGCGCAGCTGGAGGGCACAGAAAACCGCATCACGGTCGCCCGCAACCGGTACATCAAATCAGTTCAGGAGTACAACGTGACGGTGAGGTCATTCCCATCGAATCTGACTGCAATGGTGTTTGGATACAAAGAAAAAGCCAATTTCACGGTGGAGAACGAGAAGGAAATCTCCAAGCCACCGTCCGTCAGCTTTGACCGCCCAGCGGCTGCGCCACAAGGCGCGGCATCCGGAGTCACAAAATGA
- a CDS encoding heavy-metal-associated domain-containing protein, with amino-acid sequence MAEPCGATGIVSQNRKKGIEGDLRVHDITCESCVKHVTTALQAVPGVTRVEVDLASGRTRVVSSGFSKTSGCQSSLDNKVACCCA; translated from the coding sequence GTGGCTGAGCCATGTGGAGCTACTGGGATTGTTTCGCAAAATAGAAAAAAGGGAATCGAAGGTGATTTGAGGGTTCACGACATCACATGCGAATCGTGCGTGAAACATGTCACGACAGCATTGCAAGCTGTTCCTGGTGTAACTCGTGTGGAGGTGGACCTGGCAAGTGGCCGCACGCGTGTGGTCTCTTCTGGATTCTCGAAGACATCTGGGTGCCAGAGCAGCCTGGATAACAAAGTCGCCTGCTGCTGCGCATAA
- a CDS encoding efflux RND transporter permease subunit — MLSKIIDWSGRNRFLVLLATLFILAGGVFAVLRTPIDALPDLSDVQVIVYTEVPGQAPQVVEDQVTYPLTSAMLSVPKSKVVRGFSFFGASFVYIIFEDGTDIYWARSRVLEYLNFASGRMPKGVTPQIGPDATGVGWVYEYALIAKNKTLAELRSIQDWYVRYQLTKAHGVAEVASIGGFVQTYQVTVDPVKLRSYGIPLMKVAQVIRDSNRDVGGRAVEMAETEYMVRGKGYLRGKGDIEMLVVKADKGTPVLIRDIARVELVPDERRGLTELNGEGEVVSGIAMARYGENALEVIANLKDKIAEIGPGLPEGVTVQAVYDRSELIYRAIDTLKRTLLEESLIVAAVCIVFLLHVRSALVAILMLPVGILMAFIAMRLLGMSSNLMSLGGIAIAIGAMIDAAIVMIENAHKHLERLPENHSTHDRFEAMLAACKEVGPALFFSLLIITVSFLPVFALEGQEGRLFSPLAYTKTFSMASAALLSVTLVPVLMLLFIRGKVMPESKNPVNRFLIWVYRPIITGVMRWKKVTIFLALLTLLVSWYPASRLGSEFMPTLNEGSLLYMPASLPGMSITKAAELLQTQDKIIKSFPEVASVFGKAGRANTATDPAPTEMFETVINLKPESEWRAGLTMDKLIAEMDKALQFPGVANSWTMPIKARIDMLSTGIRTPIGIKVFGKDLIEMEKLARQIEAVVKTVPGTSSAFAERITGGFYLNIEPDRTQLARYGLAVGDLLDVVGSALGGEMVTTTVEGRERFGVTVRYPRELRGDPQQIAREVLVPTMDGAMIPLGQLAKVVVAKGAPGIRTENALLSAYIYVDIRDRDIGGYVHDAKKAVAEQVTFPSGYYATWSGQFENMERAIEKMKVVIPVTLLIIFLLLYLNFRRITETLIVMLSVPFALVGGIWLMWALGYNLSVAVAVGFIALAGVAAETGVIMLIYLDHAWEAIKVKCRAEGREPAVGDLYEAVMEGAVERVRPKMMTVVAIMAGLLPIMWGTGTGSEVMSRIAAPMVGGMLSSTVLTLAVIPAIYALVKQWRLKRGLEG; from the coding sequence ATGCTTTCAAAAATCATTGATTGGTCAGGCCGCAACCGTTTTCTGGTGCTGCTGGCCACCCTGTTCATTCTTGCGGGCGGTGTTTTCGCCGTGCTGCGTACGCCGATTGATGCACTGCCGGACTTGTCGGACGTGCAGGTCATCGTTTACACCGAAGTTCCCGGCCAGGCGCCGCAGGTGGTGGAAGACCAAGTGACCTACCCGCTGACCAGCGCCATGTTGTCGGTGCCTAAATCGAAAGTGGTGCGCGGCTTCTCGTTTTTTGGTGCGTCGTTTGTCTACATCATTTTCGAAGACGGCACCGACATTTACTGGGCACGTTCACGGGTGCTGGAGTACCTGAACTTTGCCTCCGGCCGTATGCCTAAGGGCGTCACGCCACAGATCGGGCCGGACGCCACCGGCGTTGGCTGGGTCTACGAATACGCGTTGATCGCCAAGAACAAAACCCTGGCCGAATTACGCAGCATTCAGGACTGGTATGTGCGTTACCAGTTGACCAAGGCCCACGGCGTGGCCGAGGTCGCGTCGATTGGCGGCTTTGTCCAGACCTATCAGGTGACCGTCGACCCGGTCAAGCTGCGTTCCTACGGCATTCCGCTGATGAAGGTGGCGCAGGTGATTCGCGACTCGAACCGCGATGTGGGGGGCCGTGCGGTCGAGATGGCCGAGACCGAGTACATGGTGCGTGGCAAAGGCTATCTGCGTGGCAAAGGCGACATCGAGATGCTGGTGGTCAAGGCCGACAAGGGCACACCGGTGCTGATTCGTGACATTGCCCGTGTGGAACTGGTGCCCGACGAGCGCCGTGGCTTGACGGAACTCAATGGTGAGGGCGAAGTGGTCTCAGGCATTGCCATGGCGCGTTACGGTGAAAACGCGCTGGAAGTCATCGCCAACCTCAAAGACAAGATTGCCGAGATTGGCCCGGGCCTGCCCGAAGGGGTGACAGTGCAGGCGGTGTATGACCGCTCCGAGCTGATCTACCGCGCCATTGACACCCTCAAACGAACACTGCTGGAAGAATCGCTGATCGTTGCCGCCGTGTGTATCGTCTTTCTGCTGCATGTGCGCAGCGCCTTGGTAGCGATTCTGATGCTGCCAGTGGGCATTCTGATGGCGTTTATCGCCATGCGGTTGCTGGGCATGAGCTCGAATCTGATGAGCCTGGGCGGCATTGCGATTGCCATCGGCGCGATGATTGACGCGGCGATTGTGATGATCGAGAACGCCCATAAACACCTGGAGCGCCTGCCCGAAAACCACAGCACGCATGACCGTTTTGAGGCCATGCTGGCTGCCTGCAAGGAGGTTGGCCCGGCGCTGTTTTTCTCGCTGCTGATCATCACCGTGTCGTTTTTACCGGTGTTTGCACTGGAAGGGCAGGAGGGGCGGCTGTTCTCGCCGTTGGCCTACACCAAGACCTTTTCCATGGCCAGTGCGGCGCTGCTGTCGGTGACGCTGGTGCCGGTGCTGATGCTGCTGTTTATCCGCGGCAAGGTGATGCCCGAGTCCAAAAATCCAGTGAACCGGTTTCTGATCTGGGTCTACCGGCCAATCATCACCGGCGTGATGCGTTGGAAAAAAGTGACCATCTTCCTGGCACTGTTGACACTGCTGGTTTCCTGGTATCCGGCCTCCAGGTTGGGTTCTGAATTCATGCCCACGCTCAACGAAGGCAGCCTGCTCTACATGCCAGCTTCGTTGCCCGGCATGTCGATCACCAAGGCCGCTGAGTTGTTACAAACGCAGGACAAGATCATCAAGAGTTTCCCCGAGGTGGCCTCGGTTTTTGGCAAGGCAGGGCGCGCCAACACCGCCACCGACCCGGCGCCGACCGAGATGTTCGAGACCGTGATCAACCTCAAACCCGAGTCCGAATGGCGTGCCGGTCTGACCATGGACAAGTTGATCGCCGAGATGGACAAGGCGCTGCAGTTCCCCGGTGTGGCCAACTCCTGGACCATGCCGATCAAGGCGCGCATCGACATGTTGTCCACCGGCATCCGTACGCCGATTGGCATCAAGGTGTTTGGCAAGGACCTGATTGAAATGGAAAAGCTGGCCCGGCAGATCGAAGCCGTGGTCAAGACCGTGCCGGGCACCAGCAGTGCCTTTGCCGAGCGCATCACCGGCGGCTTTTACCTCAACATCGAACCCGATCGCACGCAGTTGGCGCGGTACGGCCTGGCCGTGGGCGACCTGCTTGACGTGGTTGGCAGCGCCTTGGGGGGGGAGATGGTGACAACGACGGTCGAGGGCCGGGAACGCTTTGGCGTGACGGTGCGTTACCCGCGTGAATTACGTGGCGACCCGCAGCAAATCGCACGTGAGGTGCTGGTGCCAACCATGGATGGCGCGATGATCCCGCTGGGACAATTGGCCAAGGTAGTGGTGGCCAAGGGCGCACCGGGCATCCGGACCGAAAATGCTCTTTTGTCGGCCTACATCTATGTTGACATCCGCGACCGTGACATTGGCGGTTATGTGCATGACGCTAAAAAAGCCGTGGCCGAGCAGGTGACCTTCCCAAGTGGTTATTACGCCACCTGGAGCGGCCAGTTCGAGAACATGGAGCGCGCCATCGAGAAAATGAAGGTGGTGATTCCGGTCACGCTGCTGATCATCTTCCTGCTGCTGTACCTGAATTTCCGGCGCATCACCGAGACGCTGATCGTGATGCTCTCGGTGCCATTTGCCCTGGTGGGTGGTATCTGGCTGATGTGGGCGCTGGGCTACAACCTGTCGGTGGCGGTGGCGGTGGGCTTCATCGCGCTGGCCGGTGTGGCCGCCGAGACCGGCGTGATCATGCTGATCTACCTCGACCATGCCTGGGAGGCTATCAAGGTTAAATGCCGTGCAGAAGGGCGCGAGCCTGCCGTTGGTGATCTTTACGAAGCGGTGATGGAAGGCGCTGTCGAGCGCGTGCGGCCCAAGATGATGACGGTGGTGGCGATCATGGCTGGCCTGCTTCCCATCATGTGGGGCACCGGCACCGGCTCTGAAGTCATGAGTCGTATCGCCGCGCCGATGGTCGGCGGCATGTTGTCAAGCACGGTGCTGACGCTGGCGGTGATTCCTGCGATCTACGCGCTGGTCAAACAGTGGCGGTTAAAGAGGGGGTTGGAGGGCTAA
- a CDS encoding copper-binding protein — protein MNARSFFTLILAVAGVGFSTLGLAQMDHGSMKGGAMAGGSMQGSAATMAAQHGADTSMAEGTVKRVDKTKGTVTLAHGSVNGMPPMTMAYKVKDITWLDKMQVGQKIRFATDPADGGMAVLRFEALK, from the coding sequence ATGAACGCTCGTTCTTTTTTCACCTTGATTCTGGCTGTTGCTGGAGTGGGATTTTCGACACTTGGCTTGGCGCAAATGGATCACGGCAGTATGAAGGGCGGTGCCATGGCTGGTGGCAGCATGCAGGGAAGCGCTGCCACCATGGCGGCCCAACATGGCGCCGACACCAGCATGGCTGAAGGCACGGTCAAGCGGGTCGACAAGACAAAGGGAACAGTGACCCTGGCGCATGGGTCGGTGAACGGCATGCCGCCCATGACCATGGCCTACAAGGTCAAGGACATCACTTGGCTCGACAAGATGCAGGTCGGACAAAAGATTCGCTTTGCCACCGACCCCGCCGACGGAGGCATGGCCGTGCTGCGTTTTGAAGCATTGAAATAA